In the Mauremys mutica isolate MM-2020 ecotype Southern chromosome 13, ASM2049712v1, whole genome shotgun sequence genome, one interval contains:
- the LOC123348920 gene encoding ribonuclease, whose amino-acid sequence MAQRGHHLMLLLVWLATWLALARGETRYEKFLRQHVDYPKSSAPDSRTYCNQMMQRRGLTSSVCKFTNTFVHASGATITTVCGSGGTSASGDLRDSKASFALTTCRLQGGSQTPPCNYNADTSTQRIRIACVGGLPVHYDKSI is encoded by the coding sequence ATGGCCCAGAGGGGACACCACCTGATGCTGCTGCTTGTCTGGCTGGCCacgtggctggctctggccaggggggaGACGCGCTATGAGAAGTTCTTGAGGCAGCACGTTGATTACCCAAAGAGCAGTGCCCCGGACTCCAGGACCTACTGCAACCAGATGATGCAGCGCCGGGGCCTGACCTCATCGGTCTGCAAGTTCACCAACACCTTCGTCCATGCCAGTGGTGCCACCATCACCACTGTCTGCGGCTCTGGGGGGACCTCGGCGAGTGGGGACCTGAGAGACAGCAAAGCCTCCTTCGCCCTCACCACCTGCCGGCTGCAGGGGGGATCACAGACACCGCCCTGCAACTACAATGCAGACACCAGCACCCAACGCATCCGCATCGCCTGTGTCGGGGGGCTCCCTGTGCACTATGACAAATCAATATAG